A window of the Zeugodacus cucurbitae isolate PBARC_wt_2022May chromosome 2, idZeuCucr1.2, whole genome shotgun sequence genome harbors these coding sequences:
- the LOC105213331 gene encoding putative gustatory receptor 93c → MAINLRAINWRAATVKVMLLSFFYYARLCGVCAFTYRKTPNEEAYETLSSYSSNTKIYTVKQCKWYKWFFGILRMLGAIGYIYGTLMMWYTADHFYNLITFLQTNLMASGSVIMSISFLLWGEKFAHNINYFLCIFRRAQALDPQQQVMGLQQLTSLLIINICVLNAAWGFLVILDYTDWREFAVVVIKLYLEIGIVLSLHIVSIGYMCVGSLYTYMNRYMREDLLPRARSLDYVLRRNKSYCSQRYARKLIRLTRELNNCASIYNDIYQVATTFHQNIRFQILFALMFDFSLLTTIMYSILYLHTVVQVFDWDAVVFCIQIIIEVLIMILSAYSAVQGGLGANKLSLDSVYMGGDTEWNRSVSFLSYIVEIFINRMNLYEFKPNVLGFFDISSDILVMFLSASVTYLTYILQNTKLNQQ, encoded by the exons ATGGCCATCAATTTGAGAGCCATAAATTGGAGAGCCGCAACGGTAAAAGTAATGTTGCTATCATTTTTCTATTACGCGCGATTATGTGGCGTCTGTGCTTTTACTTATCGCAAAACGCCGAATGAAGAAGCATACGAAACATTATCCAGTTACAGTtctaatactaaaatatataccgTTAAACAATGCAAGTGGTACAAATGGTTTTTCGGCATTTTGCGAATGTTAGGAGCCATCGGTTATATTTATGGCACACTTATGATGTGGTATACCGCCGATCACTTCTACAATCTCATCACATTCCTACAGACTAATCTGATGGCCAGCGGTTCCGTTATTATGAGCATTTCTTTTCTGCTATGGGGAGAAAAATTCGCCCACAACATTAACTATTTCCTATGCATCTTCCGACGAGCCCAAGCCTTAGatccacaacaacaagtaatGGGTTTGCAACAGCTTACATCACTGctaatcataaatatttgtgttctgAATGCTGCCTGGGGTTTTCTGGTAATCTTGGACTACACGGATTGGCGGGAGTTCGCGGTGGTGGTGATAAAACTCTACCTCGAAATTGGCATAGTTCTGAGTCTGCACATAGTGAGTATCGGTTATATGTGTGTTGGTTCACTCTACACTTATATGAACCGTTATATGCGTGAGGATCTCTTACCGCGCGCCCGAAGTTTGGATTATGTGCTGAGACGTAACAAATCGTATTGTTCACAACGTTATGCGCGTAAGCTCATACGTTTGACCAGAGAGCTGAATAACTGTGCGAGCATTTATAATGATATCTATCAGGTGGCAACGACTTTTCATCAAAATATACGCTTTCAAATATTATTCGCCCTCATGTTCGACTTCAGTCTGCTTACGACGATTATGTACAGCATTTTGTATTTGCACACGGTGGTCCAGGTTTTCGATTGGGACGCCGTGGTTTTTTGCATTCAAATCATTATCGAAGTGCTCATCATGATTTTGTCGGCATATTCAGCTGTACAGGGTGGACTGGGTGCTAATAAATTGAGTTTGGATTCGGTGTATATGGGCGGTGATACCGAGTGGAATCGAAGTGTAAGTTTTCTAAGTTATATC GTTGAAATATTCATCAATCGCATGAATTTGTACGAGTTCAAACCGAACGTTTTGGGTTTCTTCGACATTTCCAGCGATATTTTGGTTATGTTTCTCTCGGCCTCCGTAACCTATTTAACCTATATACTCCAAAATACGAAATTAAACCAACAGTAA